One window of Candidatus Effluviviaceae Genus I sp. genomic DNA carries:
- a CDS encoding methylenetetrahydrofolate reductase C-terminal domain-containing protein: MGRRLDAHLRARPSFERRLNAVALFLEDLVKVPVFRCQRCGECVLSHTAFICSQRCPKRLRNGACGGTRPGGFCEVYPERRCIWYCIYARSRALRRIAMLTERVAPHQWTLERTSAWLNVFRGRIPGPQLLVGKVAGRLDARTARRALEEREP; the protein is encoded by the coding sequence GTGGGACGGCGGCTCGATGCGCACCTCAGGGCGAGGCCGTCGTTCGAGCGCCGGCTGAACGCCGTCGCGCTCTTCCTCGAGGACCTCGTGAAGGTCCCGGTGTTCCGATGTCAGCGGTGTGGGGAGTGCGTGCTCTCCCACACCGCTTTCATCTGTTCCCAGCGGTGCCCGAAGCGGCTTCGCAACGGCGCGTGCGGCGGGACGCGGCCCGGCGGGTTCTGCGAGGTCTACCCGGAGCGGCGCTGCATCTGGTACTGCATCTACGCGCGGTCCCGCGCGCTTCGCCGCATCGCGATGCTCACCGAGCGCGTCGCGCCGCACCAGTGGACGCTCGAGCGGACCTCGGCGTGGCTCAACGTGTTCCGCGGACGGATCCCGGGGCCGCAGCTTCTCGTGGGGAAGGTCGCCGGGCGGCTCGACGCGCGGACGGCGCGGAGGGCGCTCGAGGAGCGCGAGCCGTGA
- a CDS encoding methylenetetrahydrofolate reductase, with protein sequence MTRTLREAIASGRFIVTGELGPPLGASAAAVAKKAEHFRGLADAVNTTDNQSGIVRMSSVAAAKLLLDAGVDPVVQMTCRDRNRLGLQSDILGASGLGVTNFLLLTGDHTTLGNQPDARPVYDLDSVQLIAAARGMREGRFMNGEEIKSPPAMLIGGAANPFAEPMGLRLTRLAKKVEAGADFIQTQAVFDLPRFRRWMAGVRDLGLHELVKVLAGVLPARSARALERMRKDVSGMLIPDEVVRRMEAAANPEDEGVRVACETIAALREVEGVAGVHVMPVMWESVMPRIVEGAGLAPRGAAGAEGAAP encoded by the coding sequence GTGACTCGCACGCTGCGCGAGGCCATCGCCTCCGGCCGGTTCATCGTGACCGGCGAGCTGGGGCCGCCGCTTGGCGCGTCGGCCGCCGCGGTCGCGAAGAAGGCCGAGCACTTCCGGGGCCTCGCCGACGCTGTCAACACGACGGACAACCAAAGCGGCATCGTCCGCATGTCGTCCGTCGCCGCGGCGAAGCTCCTCCTCGACGCGGGCGTGGACCCCGTCGTCCAGATGACCTGCCGCGACCGCAACCGCCTCGGGCTTCAGAGCGACATCCTAGGCGCGTCGGGGCTCGGCGTGACGAACTTCCTTCTCCTCACCGGCGACCACACGACGCTCGGGAACCAGCCCGACGCCCGCCCGGTGTACGACCTCGACTCCGTCCAGCTCATCGCGGCCGCGCGCGGCATGCGCGAGGGGCGCTTCATGAACGGTGAGGAGATCAAGTCGCCTCCCGCCATGCTGATCGGCGGGGCGGCCAACCCGTTCGCGGAGCCGATGGGCCTCCGCCTCACTCGCCTGGCGAAGAAGGTCGAGGCCGGCGCCGACTTCATCCAGACGCAGGCCGTGTTCGACCTGCCGCGCTTCCGGCGCTGGATGGCGGGCGTGCGAGATCTCGGGTTGCACGAGCTCGTGAAGGTCCTCGCCGGCGTGCTGCCGGCGCGGTCGGCGCGCGCTCTCGAGCGCATGCGGAAGGACGTCTCGGGGATGCTCATCCCGGACGAGGTCGTGCGGAGGATGGAGGCGGCGGCGAACCCGGAGGACGAGGGCGTGCGCGTCGCGTGCGAGACCATCGCCGCGCTGCGCGAGGTCGAGGGCGTGGCCGGCGTGCACGTCATGCCGGTCATGTGGGAGTCGGTGATGCCGCGCATCGTCGAGGGAGCGGGGCTCGCGCCGCGGGGCGCAGCCGGCGCGGAGGGCGCGGCGCCGTGA
- a CDS encoding homocysteine S-methyltransferase family protein, with protein MNAETLRGMLSERVLVFEGGMGTLLMERVPGHRAPDLLTLDAPQVIEEIQRAYVAAGARVLQTCTFGATPIKLDAIGERSRFAEINRAAVAIARRAAGAGERGAAGGAKAPVLVAGDLGPTGRLVRPLGDLSFGDAYEAYRAQAALLAECGVDLIIVETMIDLREAKAALLAARDATGLPVVVTMTFDEHFTTPTGTDPVTAATVLSSMGAFAVGANCSTGPSPMVEVVGRMAQSCRAPIIAQPNAGMPETHDGKAVYATTPDEFAAEASRLVAAGASMLGGCCGTTPAHIEALARAVEERRPVARAVPSALRLSSRTATVEIGRGFPFAVIGERINPTNRAALSEEVLDGRVETVLADGRAQAEAGALVLDVNVGVPGVDEPAAMARSALALENALAAPLSLDSTSAAAFEAALSELAGKPLLNSVTAERARLDAILPLAARHGAGVVCLALDETGVKPSAEERVAVLRGIVREAERRGVDRENLILDCVTLAASAEQERVPGTLEAIRAVSRELGLPTVLGVSNVSHGLPDRSALNVSFLSMAMAAGLDAAIMNPLDATMMAAIRASSVLTVRDRGSAEYVRAHRAKKKSAAAPGAGAARDPGVRGRIRRAVADGNAAAIEGLVDEALAEGIAPMALNDEVVVPALEEVGRRFERREVFLPQMMLAAEAVERAFAKIKPLLPKHAEAGKGTVVLATVQGDVHDIGKNILGSMLESHGYRVVDLGKDVPAAAIVEAARRERADAVALSALMTTTAAQVPVVVQALREAGIKAKIMVGGAIVTKRFADSVGADGYAKDAAGAVGILRTLLAEDA; from the coding sequence GTGAACGCCGAGACGCTGAGGGGCATGCTGTCCGAGCGCGTCCTCGTCTTCGAGGGCGGGATGGGGACGCTCCTCATGGAGCGCGTCCCGGGCCACCGCGCGCCCGACCTCCTGACCCTCGACGCGCCGCAGGTCATCGAGGAGATCCAGCGCGCGTACGTCGCGGCCGGCGCCCGAGTGCTTCAGACCTGCACGTTCGGCGCGACGCCGATCAAGCTCGACGCGATCGGCGAGCGGAGCAGGTTCGCGGAGATCAACAGGGCGGCGGTGGCGATCGCCAGGCGGGCGGCGGGAGCGGGTGAGCGCGGCGCGGCGGGAGGCGCGAAGGCACCCGTGCTCGTCGCCGGCGACCTCGGGCCGACCGGCCGGCTCGTCCGCCCGCTGGGCGACCTCTCGTTCGGCGACGCCTACGAGGCCTACCGTGCCCAGGCCGCGCTCCTCGCCGAGTGCGGCGTGGACCTCATCATCGTCGAGACGATGATCGACCTCCGCGAGGCGAAGGCGGCGCTCCTGGCCGCGCGCGACGCCACGGGGCTTCCGGTCGTCGTCACGATGACCTTCGACGAGCACTTCACGACACCCACCGGGACGGACCCCGTCACCGCGGCCACCGTCCTCTCGTCCATGGGCGCGTTCGCCGTGGGCGCGAACTGCTCCACGGGTCCGTCGCCGATGGTCGAGGTCGTCGGGCGGATGGCGCAGTCGTGCCGCGCGCCCATCATCGCCCAGCCGAACGCGGGCATGCCGGAGACGCACGACGGGAAGGCGGTCTATGCGACGACCCCCGACGAGTTCGCGGCGGAGGCGTCGCGGCTGGTCGCGGCCGGCGCGTCCATGCTCGGCGGCTGCTGCGGGACGACGCCGGCGCACATCGAGGCGCTCGCGCGGGCGGTCGAGGAGCGGCGGCCGGTGGCGCGAGCGGTCCCGAGCGCGCTCAGGCTCTCGAGCCGGACCGCGACCGTCGAGATCGGGCGCGGGTTCCCGTTCGCCGTCATCGGCGAGCGCATCAACCCGACGAACCGCGCCGCGCTCTCGGAGGAGGTCCTCGACGGCCGCGTCGAGACGGTGCTGGCCGACGGTCGTGCGCAGGCCGAGGCGGGCGCGCTCGTCCTCGACGTGAACGTGGGCGTCCCCGGCGTGGACGAGCCGGCCGCGATGGCGCGCTCGGCGCTCGCGCTCGAGAACGCGCTCGCCGCGCCGCTCTCGCTGGACTCGACGAGCGCGGCCGCGTTCGAGGCTGCCCTGAGCGAGCTCGCGGGCAAGCCCCTCCTCAACTCCGTGACGGCCGAGCGCGCGCGGCTCGACGCGATCCTCCCGCTCGCGGCGCGGCACGGAGCAGGCGTCGTCTGCCTCGCGCTGGATGAGACCGGCGTGAAGCCGTCCGCCGAGGAGCGGGTCGCGGTACTCCGCGGCATCGTCCGCGAGGCGGAGCGGCGCGGCGTGGACCGCGAGAACCTCATCCTCGACTGCGTGACGCTCGCAGCCTCGGCCGAGCAGGAGCGCGTGCCCGGCACACTCGAGGCCATCCGCGCGGTCTCGCGCGAACTCGGTCTTCCCACGGTTCTCGGCGTCTCGAATGTGTCGCACGGACTGCCGGACCGCAGCGCGCTCAACGTCTCGTTCCTCTCGATGGCGATGGCGGCCGGCCTCGACGCCGCCATCATGAACCCGCTCGACGCGACGATGATGGCCGCCATCCGGGCGTCGTCCGTGCTCACGGTCCGGGATCGCGGGTCGGCGGAGTACGTCCGGGCGCACCGGGCCAAGAAGAAGAGCGCGGCCGCGCCTGGCGCGGGCGCAGCGAGAGACCCCGGCGTGCGTGGGCGCATCCGCCGCGCGGTCGCGGACGGCAACGCGGCGGCGATCGAAGGGCTCGTGGACGAGGCGCTTGCCGAGGGCATCGCCCCGATGGCGCTCAACGACGAGGTCGTCGTGCCGGCGCTCGAGGAGGTCGGGCGGCGCTTCGAGCGGCGTGAGGTGTTCCTTCCGCAGATGATGCTGGCGGCTGAAGCCGTCGAGCGCGCGTTCGCCAAGATCAAGCCGCTCCTGCCGAAACACGCCGAGGCGGGGAAGGGGACGGTCGTCCTCGCGACGGTGCAGGGCGACGTGCACGACATCGGGAAGAACATCCTGGGCAGCATGCTCGAGAGCCACGGCTACCGCGTCGTGGACCTCGGGAAGGACGTGCCCGCGGCGGCGATCGTCGAGGCGGCGCGGCGCGAGCGCGCGGACGCCGTGGCGCTCTCGGCGCTCATGACGACGACGGCGGCGCAGGTGCCGGTCGTCGTGCAAGCGTTGCGCGAGGCCGGCATCAAGGCGAAGATCATGGTCGGGGGCGCCATCGTCACGAAGCGCTTCGCGGACTCCGTCGGGGCCGACGGCTACGCGAAGGACGCGGCGGGCGCGGTGGGCATCCTGCGAACCCTGCTTGCGGAGGACGCATGA
- a CDS encoding 4Fe-4S binding protein gives MKRSIITIDESKCTGCGLCIPGCPEGALQIIDGKARLVSDLMCDGLGACIGTCPEGAITIEEREAEPYDERKVMEGIVRQGPGTIRAHLAHLKDHGQTEYLNQAVAFLREKGIAVPTAPSQPAACAPASGCPGSRSQSFGPRPAARGGPAGNERGAGGQQPSELSHWPVQMHLINPAAPHFQGADLVLAADCVAYALGDFHRSYLRGKTLAIACPKLDERQEVYLEKLKTLIEEAKINTLTVTIMEVPCCRGLVALARAAAAQASRKVPVKVVVVGVRGDVLSEEWVA, from the coding sequence ATGAAGCGCAGCATCATCACCATCGACGAGTCGAAGTGCACGGGCTGCGGGCTCTGCATCCCGGGCTGCCCCGAGGGCGCCCTTCAGATCATCGACGGCAAGGCGCGGCTCGTGAGCGACCTCATGTGCGACGGTCTCGGCGCGTGCATCGGCACCTGCCCCGAGGGCGCGATCACGATCGAGGAGCGCGAGGCCGAGCCGTACGACGAGCGGAAGGTGATGGAGGGGATCGTGAGGCAGGGGCCGGGCACCATCCGGGCGCACCTCGCGCACCTCAAGGACCACGGTCAGACCGAGTACCTGAACCAAGCCGTCGCCTTCCTTCGCGAGAAGGGCATCGCGGTCCCGACCGCCCCGTCGCAGCCTGCGGCCTGCGCGCCGGCGAGCGGGTGCCCGGGGTCGCGGTCGCAGTCGTTCGGGCCGCGCCCCGCCGCGCGTGGCGGGCCCGCGGGGAACGAGCGAGGCGCCGGCGGTCAGCAACCCTCCGAGCTCTCGCACTGGCCGGTGCAGATGCACCTCATCAACCCGGCGGCCCCGCACTTCCAGGGCGCGGACCTCGTTCTCGCCGCCGACTGCGTCGCGTACGCGCTCGGCGACTTCCACCGCTCGTACCTCAGGGGGAAGACGCTCGCCATCGCGTGCCCGAAGCTGGACGAGCGCCAGGAGGTGTACCTCGAGAAGCTCAAGACGCTCATCGAGGAAGCGAAGATCAACACGCTCACGGTGACGATCATGGAGGTCCCCTGCTGTCGAGGTCTTGTCGCGCTCGCGAGAGCGGCGGCCGCCCAGGCGTCGCGCAAGGTGCCGGTGAAGGTCGTCGTCGTCGGGGTGCGGGGGGATGTGCTCTCGGAGGAGTGGGTAGCCTAG
- the cysK gene encoding cysteine synthase A produces the protein MRIFDDNSLTIGNTPLVRLGRLARDLAGTVLAKIEGRNPAYSVKCRVGAAMIWDAERRGVLTPGSRDVTVVEPTSGNTGIALAFVCALRGYPLILTMPETMSVERRKMLKAFGASIVLTDGAKGMAGAVARAEEIVASDPARHFMPQQFRNPANPEIHFRTTGPEIWNDTGGTVDVLVAGVGTGGTITGVSRYIKGTQGKAIRSIAVEPARSPVLTAVRAGRPPTPGRHGIQGIGAGFKPDILDLTLVDEIATVSDEEAVEFARRLHKEEGISCGISSGAAAAVACRVAAEPASAGRTIVVVLPDAGERYLSTAIFEEKT, from the coding sequence ATGCGGATCTTCGATGACAACAGCCTGACCATCGGCAACACGCCGCTCGTGCGGCTCGGCCGTCTCGCCCGCGATCTCGCGGGCACCGTGCTCGCGAAGATCGAGGGGCGGAATCCCGCCTACTCCGTGAAGTGCCGCGTCGGCGCCGCGATGATCTGGGACGCGGAGCGGCGCGGCGTCCTCACGCCCGGGTCGCGCGATGTGACGGTCGTCGAGCCGACGAGCGGGAACACGGGCATCGCGCTCGCGTTCGTGTGCGCGCTCAGGGGCTATCCACTCATCCTCACCATGCCCGAGACGATGTCCGTCGAGCGACGGAAGATGCTCAAGGCCTTCGGCGCGAGCATCGTGCTCACGGATGGCGCGAAGGGCATGGCCGGCGCTGTCGCCAGGGCCGAGGAGATCGTCGCCTCGGATCCCGCGAGACACTTCATGCCGCAGCAGTTCAGGAACCCCGCGAACCCCGAGATCCACTTCAGGACCACGGGCCCCGAGATCTGGAACGACACCGGGGGCACGGTGGACGTCCTCGTCGCGGGCGTGGGAACCGGCGGGACGATCACGGGCGTGAGTCGCTACATCAAGGGCACGCAGGGGAAGGCCATTCGCTCGATCGCCGTGGAGCCTGCGCGGTCGCCGGTGCTGACGGCCGTCCGCGCGGGTCGCCCGCCGACGCCCGGGCGGCACGGGATCCAGGGCATCGGCGCGGGCTTCAAGCCGGACATCCTCGACCTCACGCTCGTGGACGAGATCGCGACGGTGAGCGATGAGGAGGCCGTCGAGTTCGCTCGCCGCCTTCACAAGGAGGAAGGGATCAGCTGCGGCATCTCGAGCGGGGCCGCCGCGGCGGTGGCCTGCAGGGTGGCCGCGGAACCTGCGAGCGCGGGCAGGACGATCGTGGTCGTCCTGCCGGACGCCGGCGAGCGGTACCTGAGCACGGCGATCTTCGAGGAGAAGACCTGA
- a CDS encoding serine acetyltransferase, giving the protein MAKIRKAQAGTCAPGDITRIAKALCRGSRKLPRAVPSSKRGTMPSGTVLVDLVEQLRTALFPGYFGKSDVSDESMKFHAGVVLDAVLGALPEQIECGFGVMGEGRNRHGQDAFEITRAFLTSLPRVQALLATDAEAAFEGDPAAASPEETIFCYPGMLAVTYHRLAHELYRLGAPLIPRILSEHAHSRTGIDIHPGATIGKSFFIDHGTGVVIGETTVIGRRVRLYQGVTLGAVSFPKDEHGNPIKGVPRHPIVEDDVIIYAGATILGRVTIGRRSVIGGGVWLTHSVPRGTVLSQAEERSGRPKPG; this is encoded by the coding sequence ATGGCGAAGATCAGGAAAGCGCAGGCCGGCACGTGCGCGCCCGGCGACATCACACGGATCGCAAAGGCCCTGTGCCGTGGCAGTCGGAAGCTCCCGCGGGCGGTCCCGTCCTCGAAGCGCGGCACGATGCCGTCCGGCACGGTGCTCGTGGACCTCGTCGAGCAGCTCCGCACGGCGCTCTTCCCCGGCTACTTCGGCAAGAGCGACGTCTCGGACGAGTCCATGAAGTTCCACGCGGGCGTGGTGCTCGACGCCGTGCTCGGCGCGCTGCCGGAGCAGATCGAGTGCGGGTTCGGGGTCATGGGCGAGGGGCGGAACCGGCACGGGCAGGACGCGTTCGAGATCACGCGCGCGTTTCTCACGTCGCTCCCGCGCGTGCAGGCGCTCCTCGCGACCGATGCCGAGGCGGCGTTCGAGGGCGACCCGGCGGCGGCGTCACCGGAGGAGACGATCTTCTGCTACCCGGGCATGCTCGCGGTGACGTACCACCGGCTCGCGCACGAGCTGTACCGTCTCGGGGCGCCGCTCATCCCGCGCATCCTCTCCGAGCACGCGCACAGCCGCACGGGCATTGACATCCACCCCGGCGCGACCATCGGCAAGTCGTTCTTCATTGACCACGGGACGGGCGTCGTGATCGGCGAGACGACGGTCATCGGACGGCGCGTGCGGCTCTACCAGGGTGTGACGCTCGGCGCGGTGAGCTTCCCGAAGGACGAGCACGGCAACCCGATCAAGGGCGTCCCGAGGCATCCCATCGTCGAGGACGACGTCATCATCTACGCCGGCGCGACGATCCTCGGGCGCGTGACCATCGGCCGCCGCTCCGTTATCGGCGGCGGCGTGTGGCTCACGCACAGCGTGCCGCGGGGGACGGTGCTGTCGCAGGCGGAGGAGAGGAGCGGCAGGCCGAAGCCCGGCTAG